A single genomic interval of Hydractinia symbiolongicarpus strain clone_291-10 chromosome 8, HSymV2.1, whole genome shotgun sequence harbors:
- the LOC130654726 gene encoding E3 ubiquitin-protein ligase UHRF1-like, translated as MWIQVRTMYGDKSFQVDGLSKLTKIEDLKLKMEKDLEVPPIRQRLFFAGKQLEDGHTLYDYSVKRNSLIQVMIRPAEVVTSENKNNKQIDVSGDKCKEKEKLADIINRETDGLQEEKPINKDCETTTSYRWKVGDCVDGKDLTMGAWFEALVKKIDVDENGDVRYHVIYDGYDESEIVPLSEKDVRPRARTKISYEDIEPGMIVMANYNCDEKRERGFWYDVEVTRKSKKRNGKEIYGKLLLGKDNSVAEECKIIFTDEIFAIESSDAPLSESEEAPEKRKVRPDCITCRDDPNKKCKDCGCHQCGGKDDPDKQLMCDECDQPYHMRCLDPPLTSLPEEDEWYCPLCKNDGSAVIKAGEKLKESKKKSKMASANPKSNRDWGKGMACVGRTKVCTIVPPNHFGPIPGVPVGSCWKFRVQASEAGVHRPHVSGMHGRDSDGAYSIVLAGGYEDDTDDGEEFTYTGSGGRDLSGNKRTAEQSFDQTLTKTNKALAKNCDCPIDTKKGGQANDWKKGKPIRVIRSFKFAKHSKYAPEEGVRYDGIYKVVKYWPEKGQSGFIVWRYRLRRDDQYPAPWTTAGKKTIRDLGLQIQYPEGYLEAQAKKEAEKLALKNEKKGKRKRKDEDDEEEQTSDGKSDSSPKKSPHKKAKTSYKIPEDSLDLIKKDVKNKKIWNEIIEVQDSHQKFLQEVEERFICICCQELVYQPVTVECGHSTCKSCLQRAFKAGVVSCPSCRFGLEKDYVMDINRNLNDALKKLFPGYDAAR; from the exons ATGTGGATCCAAGTTAGAACAATGTATGGAGATAAAAGCTTCCAAGTTGATGGTCTTAGCAAGCTGACTAAAATTGaagatttgaaattaaaaatggaGAAAGATTTGGAAGTACCTCCAATTCGACAGCGGTTGTTCTTTGCAGGCAAGCAG TTGGAGGATGGGCATACATTGTATGACTACAGCGTGAAACGCAATTCATTAATTCAAGTAATGATACGACCTGCTGAAGTTGTAACCAGtgagaacaaaaacaacaaacaaattgaTGTGAGCGGTGATAAATGCAAGGAAAAAGAAAAGCTCGCCGATATCATAAATCGGGAAACCGATGGACTGCAAGAGGAGAAACCAATAAACAAG GATTGTGAAACCACCACTTCTTACCGATGGAAg GTTGGTGATTGTGTTGATGGCAAGGATTTAACCATGGGTGCTTGGTTTGAAGCATTAGTGAAGAAAATAGATGTTGATGAAAATGGAGATGTCAGATATCATGTGATATATGATGG atacgATGAAAGTGAAATAGTTCCATTATCAGAAAAAGATGTGCGTCCTCGAGCCAGAACCAAAATATCATATGAAGAT attgaGCCTGGTATGATTGTAATGGCGAATTATAATTGTGATGAGAAAAGGGAGCGGGGATTTTGGTATGACGTTGAAGTCACACGAAAG tctaaaaaaagaaatgggAAAGAAATTTATGGTAAACTCTTGCTAGG GAAGGATAACAGTGTTGCAGAGGaatgtaaaataatattcacAGATGAAATCTTTGCCATAGAATCTTCAG atgCACCATTGAGCGAGTCAGAAGAGGCACCCGAAAAAA gGAAGGTAAGGCCAGACTGTATCACATGTAGAGATGATCCAAACAAAAAGTGTAAAGATTGTGGATGTCATCAG TGTGGCGGCAAGGATGATCCAGATAAGCAACTAATGTGTGACGAATGTGACCAACCATACCATATGAGGTGCTTAGACCCACCACTTACCTCTCTACCAGAAGAAGACGAATGGTACTGTCCTCTTTGTAAGAATGATGGTTCAGCAGTTATTAAAGCTGGAGAAAAATTAAAGGAAAGTAAGAAGAAATCTAAAATGGCTTCAGCTAATCCAAAGAGCAATAGGGATTGGGGTAAAGGCATGGCTTGTGTTGGCAGGACCAAAGTATGTACGATCGTCCCACCAAATCATTTTGGACCCATACCTGGTGTACCGGTGGGATCATGCTGGAAGTTCAGAGTTCAA GCTAGTGAAGCTGGAGTGCATCGCCCTCACGTCAGTGGCATGCATGGTCGAGATTCAGATGGTGCATATTCCATAGTACTTGCTGGTGGATATGAAGACGATACG GATGATGGCGAAGAGTTTACATACACTGGCAGTGGAGGGCGAGATTTGTCTGGTAACAAACGAACAGCTGAGCAATCTTTTGATCAAACTTTAACAAAAACGAACAA AGCATTAGCGAAAAATTGTGACTGTCCTATCGACACTAAGAAAGGTGGGCAAGCCAACGATTGGAAAAAAGGGAAACCTATTAGAGTG ATCCGAAGTTTTAAATTTGCAAAACATTCGAAATATGCTCCAGAGGAAGGCGTTCGATATGATGGTATATACAAG GTTGTTAAATATTGGCCTGAAAAAGGACAATCTGGATTTATTGTGTGGAGGTATCGTTTACGCAGAGATGATCAG TATCCAGCACCTTGGACAACTGCTGGCAAGAAAACAATTCGTGATCTAGGGCTACAGATACAG TATCCTGAGGGATATCTTGAAGCGCAAGCAAAAAAGGAAGCCGAGAAGCTAGCTTTAAAAAACGAGAAAAAGGGGaaaagaaaacgaaaagatgAAGACGACGAAGAAGAGCAAACATCAGATG gtAAGTCTGACTCGAGCCCCAAAAAATCTCCACATAAAAAGGCTAAAACCAGCTACAAGATACCCGAAGACTCTTTGGATTTGATAAAGAAAGATGTGAAGAATAAAAAGATTTGGAATGAAATCATTGAAGTACAAGACTCCCACCAG aaatttttgcaAGAAGTTGAAGAGCGTTTCATATGCATTTGTTGTCAGGAACTTGTTTATCAACCAGTCACGGTCGAATGTGGGCACAGTACGTGCAAG tcCTGCCTTCAACGTGCTTTTAAAGCTGGCGTTGTGTCTTGCCCTTCTTGCCGATTTGGTTTAGAAAAAGATTACGTCATGGATATAAATAGAAACCTGAATGATGCACTCAAGAAACTGTTTCCTGGCTATGACGCTGCCAGATAG